A region of the Bacteroidota bacterium genome:
ACACATATCTATTTAAAAAATCCGTCTATATCCGTTCAACCCGTCTCGATAGCAATCGGGATCCGCGTTCCCTTTCAAATACAACCCACAAAAAATCAGCGTCCCGCTAGCGGGAATCTTCCAAACACATCCTATAAAAAATCAGCTTCAATCAGCAAAAATCAGCGACCCGCCTGCCGGGTTCCGCGTTCCTTTTCACCCTCGTCCAAAAAATCCCATTAATCGAAATTTTACCACAAAGAACCAAAGGCCGCAAAGTAACGCTAAGGAAAAATGTTTAGATTATGTGTTATAAGATCCCACAGCGCACCAAATCCCATCCACCCAAATAAGTAATCAGCTCCCCGCTAGCGGGAATCTTCCAAACACATCCAATAAAAAATCAGTTTAAATCCGCCCAAATCAGCGACCCGCTTGCCGGGTTCAGCGTTCCAAAAAAATCCGTCCCATATCCGTTCAACCCGTTCAATCCGTGTTCCATTTCAAAAACATCCCACAAAAAATCAGCTTCCGCTTGCGGCATCCTCAAACACATCATCCCAAAAAAATCAGTTTAAATCCGCCCAAATCAGCGACCCGCTTGCCGGGTTCAGCGTTCCAAAAAAAATCCGTCCCCTATCCGTTCAACCCGTTCAATCCGTGTTCCCTTTAAAATCCGTCCATTATCCCTTTGCTCTATCCACCGCCGTATGCCATTTAAAATACAACTCATCCGCTTCCATCAATTTCATTTTGGGTTTAAATTTGGTCGATGTAAGTGGCTGTGTAGACAAATCTTCCATCGTAAACAACCCCGCACCAATACCCGCTAAACTCGCAGCACCTAATGCAGTAGATTCTAAATATTCTGGCCTTACAACCTGTGTCTGTAAAACATCACTTTGAAATTGCATCAGCCAGTTATTAGCAGTTGCTCCGCCATCAACTTGTAATGTTTTTAAAATAATGCCGGCATCTTTATTCATTGCCTGCAACACATCGCGTGTTTGATATGCAATCGATTCCAATGCTGCGCGAATAATATGCGCTCTGCCGGTGCCGCGTGTTAATCCGGAAATAGTTCCTTTTGCATACATATCCCAATGTGGCGCACCAAGTCCGGTAAATGCAGGGACAAAATACACATCACCATTATCATGTAATGAAGCAGCAATATATTCCGATTCGTCGCTGCTGGAAATTATTTGCAGACTATCTCTCAGCCATTGCACAACAGCACCACCAATAAATACACTTCCTTCTAATGCATAACTGATTTTACCATTTATGCCCCAGGCAATAGTGCTTAATAATTTTTGTTGAGATATCACCAATTGTGCACCTGTTTGCATTAACATAAAACAGCCTGTTCCATATGTATTTTTTGCACTTCCCGGTTCAAAACATCGCTGTCCGAATAAGGCAGCCTGCTGATCGCCGGCAACACCTAAAATCGGAATTTCTTTCCCACCAATATTTGCAAAACCATATTGGTCGATGGAATTTTTTACTTCAGGTAAAATGTTGGCAGGTATATTTAATGTTTGTAATAAATGTGTATCCCACTGAATACTTTTAATATTAAATAACATGGTTCTGGATGCATTACTAACATCAGTTGCATGTACATTACCATTTGTTAATTTCCATATCAGCCAGCAATCAATAGTGCCGCATAATAATTTATTTTCTGCAGCTAATTGTCTTGCTTGCGGAACAGTATCTAAAATCCATTTTATTTTTGTTCCCGAAAAATAGGCATCAATCACCAGTCCGGTATTATCGCGAATATAATTTTCTAATTGATTAGCCTTTAAATCCTCACAAATATCCGCCGTTCTTCTATCTTGCCAGACAATGGCGTTATAAACAGGTTTACCCGTAGTTTTATCCCACACCACCACTGTTTCGCGCTGATTGGTAATGCCAATACCGGCGATATCATCTAACGAAACATGTGCAATTGCTAATACTTCACGAAGTGTTTCCAACTGTGTTTCCCAAATTACCTCAGCATCATGTTCCACCCAGCCCGGCTTAGGAAAAATTTGTTCAAATTCTTTCTGTGCACGCCCAACCTCAACTAAATTTTCATCAAACAAAATAGTCCGCGAACTGGTAGTGCCCTGATCAATTGCAATGAGATATTTCATAAGCTTTGGTTGATTAGCTAATTAGCCGATTAGCAAATTAGCTAATGGATTTTTAGTAAAAATGTAATTTAGAGTTCTATTTTAATTAGCAAATTAGCTGATTAGCAAATTAGCTAATGGATTTATCGTAAAAATGTAATTTAGAGTTCTATTCACAATTTGCTTATTGATTTATCGTAATAATTTAATTTTTCCTTTTACTCAAAATCATCACTTATTTGCCTGTGGCAAATAAGAAATCGAAGCACAGAATTCGAATCATTCACAGAACCCCCATTAGCTAATCAGCTAATTTGCTAATCAGCTAATTACCATCACATTAACTGAATCGACATCTTCACAGGTTGATGATCCGAGTATTCAAACTTAGTATCAATGGTATTTATTTTCAGTAATTTAATATTAGGTGAAATCAAAAAGAAATCAATAATTGTTCTGAAGGTATTTTCATCTAAAGGTGTTTCAAGATGTCGGTTGGTTGGAACATCGGGATCGTAGGCCCATATCCAGTTTTCGGGTGTGTAATCAAAGCTCATGGATGGCGGCATAAAGCCGTCGTATCCCGATTTGGGAATAAATTTATCTTTTTGGAAATTGGGTGGACATTGATTCCAATCGCCACCGGCAATTACGTAATTTCCTTTTTTGTATTCTGCTTCCACATATTCTTTTAATGCCTTCATTTCACCATCTTTAATTTCACCCGTTTCGTCGTATGCGGAATTATGTGTGTTTATTACAATTAATTCTTTGCCATTTGCTAAAGGATAACGTTGTGTAAGAAAACATCTGTCGAGAAAAAATATTCTGGTTGGCCATGGAAATTTTCCGGGGTATTGTATGCGTGTAGATTCAGTTGGTTTATATCTTGAAAATGTGGCAACGCCACCAAATACTTTTCCCATTGGATTGGTATATGGAACAGGTACAAATTTTACATTATAATTTAATGCAAAACTGGAAGCATATCCCTGTAAAATATGATTGATTTCGCGCACCTGATCAATTTCATAACTTCTTTTTGATTCGCGGTCGATTTCCTGAATCAGATAAAAATCGACATCAGCATTTTCGCTAATTATTTTTTGTACACCCTGAAAATCTTTATCCCAAATTTCGCGTGGTGCACGAACTGATTTCCCGCCATCATAAAAAAAGTCCATTTCCTTACCTAAACCGCTGTAGCCGATGTTCCAGCACATGAGTGTAATTACCGAATCAATTTGTTTTGAATCAGCAGCCTTTCCTTTAATATCGGCCACCTCTTGTGCGCCGGGATCGCGTTTATAATCGGTTACTGTTCCGTAAATAATTACACCTGCAAGGTAAAGCACTACAACCAGCACCAGCCAGCCGACGATTTTGAGAATGGGTTTCAGTTTTTTCATACTGTTATTTGCTGTGAAGATAATACCTGTAAATAAATTTATATATTTATCACATAATTTAATATGCATGCAACATACCACTTACCTAAAACATAACAAAAAGGGACAGGAAATTTTTGAACAAAGCTGGACAGGGGAGAAGGAACCGATAGCCGTAATTTGTCATATTCACGGCCAGAGCGACCATAGTTCGAGGTTTGAACATGTTGCACAGTTTTTTGTAGCCCATCAGGTTGACTTTTATGCGGCAGATTTAATAGGTCATGGCAAATCGGGTGGTGCAAGGGGGCACGTGAATAAGTTTGAAGAATATCTTGAAACGGTTGATATGTTGTATGCTGACGTAACAGCCCGTTATCCCGGAAAACCTATATTTATATATGGACATAGTATGGGTGGAAATGTGGTGATTAATCACGCATTACAAAATAAACAAGCGGTAGCAGGTTATATTGCAACTTCACCGTGGATTCGGTTGGCATTTGAACCGCCTGCATGGAAGGTGGCGTTGGGTAAAACGGTAAAATCAATTTTTCCCGCGTTATTGCAACCAACAGGTTTAAATCCGGATTTAATTTCGCACGATAAAGTTGTGGTAGAAAAATACAAAAACGATAAACTGGTGCATGGAAAAATTTCTGCTGCCGGTTTTTTTGAAATATTAACGCATGGTAAATCCATTTTAACCCACGCCGGTGAATTACATTATCCCTTATTTATTGCGCATGGCACAGAAGACCGCTTAACCGATCATCATGCAAGCGGTGAGTTTGCAGCAATGCGGCCTGATTTAATTACTTATAAAGCATTTACGGGATTGTATCACGAAATGCATAATGAAGCAGAAAAAGAAGATTTATTTAATGCCATTTTACATTTTATTCACCAAAAAATTCAATAATATGACAACGCAGGTTAACGGATACTTAAAAACATTACAAATTCTTTTTATCGGGTTATTTACCGGACCTATTTTATTTTTAGGTGTATGTTTATTTATTCAATCAGGAAATCAACCGGTTGAACAAACGGGACAAAGTCCGCTGTTTTTTATCGCAATTGGCTTTGCAGTTATCGGAATTATGGGTTCTCGTGCCCTGTATAGTTCGAGAATAGCCAAAATACAAGAGATGGATAATGTAAAACAAAAATTAGAAAATTTTAGAACAGCATTTATTATTCGTCTGGCATTAATTGAAGGACCAACATTATTATGTATCGTTGGTTTACTGGTAGAAGAACAACAAATATTTTTATATGTTGCTATCGTGCTTATTTTGGCTCAGGCATTGAATTACCCGACAAAAAGCAAAGTAGCAAATGATATACAGATAAGTGAAGCAGAACTGATGTCCAATTAATTTTTTACGATTGTTCCCGACTGAATACTTTTATCATCAGCATATATTGTATAAAAATAAACACCTGCAGGAAATGATTTTACATTTATTTCCTTATTGGAATTGAAATTTTGCAATTTAAAAACCTCAGCACCTGTGGCATTGGTTATGGTAAGTGTGTAAAACACATTTTCAGTACCGGAATAATTTATATGCAGTATGTCTGTTGTTGGGTTTGGAAAAACAGAAAATATTTCTTTATGCTCAAGGGTGATTACATTTACGCCCAATGTATCACATTCACTGCCCGGAATAGCGCCGAGGCTATAGTTAACCATATTGGGTAAACCAGTTATAGCTCTTCTGCCACCCAACCATATTGTTGATGTATCAATATTGCATGCGTCTCCTAGCAAATTTGGTTCATTAATTACACAAAGATTCATGTTCTTGTAGGTATATATGTTATTTGGTATTAGATTATATCCGATAATAAAATATATTCTTCCATCAGGGCCTAATTCATGTTGCCCTATAAAATACCCACCATAGGGGTTTTCAAATAATAACACTTTTGTTTCTTCAATACTGTCATTACAATTTAGACAATATTGATAAAGAACATTTTTATCTGATAAATATATTTTGTTACCATCAGGGCTGAATGAAAAACCATAAGTGGTGAAAGATGGGGTATCAAAATTATCAATATAAGCAAATTCAGTTAAATCACCTGTGCATCTGTCAAAATCAAATAGTTCTACGAAATTATATCCTGTTAATGCTATTTTGCTGCCATCAGGTGAAAAAATCATTTCACCAATACTCGTATAAAAATCAATTAAATTTCCAACATTTTGAATAAAGGGACCTGAAATTCCATCTGGTGTGATTAAAAATTTATAAAATTTATTTGTTAACCCTGGATTAAAACTAGGAATGCTTTCGTGCACCACCAGCCACCAATCTCTTCCATTTGCATGTTTTACTGCATGCATTTTTTCCATAAGAGTATCATTTAATATGGGCGGATTTTGCATTTCGACATCCCCTAACCCACCATCTGCATTCATATTTACAAGACTATAGCTTATATGTTATTTTCGCTTTTGTAAAATATAAAATAAATTTGAATTGTTACCGGTATTGGAATAATTAATCACACCTTGTGTTATACTAGATGCATAAACTCCATATTGATCAACATTTAAGCAACATCCATTTGGCATTAAATTATGCAATTTGTTCCATACGTATCTTGCCATCTGTATGAAATAACAAATTTCCAACGCCATCAGAAATAGATGCGCTTGATTCATATATTATATTAGTCGGTATTTGCACACAGTTAATCCCAGTGTCGGTAAATGTCATTAAAAGTGAATCACCAAATACCCAATTGTTAGTTTCTTTTTGAGCATACAAATTTATGGTGAAGCATGTTACATAAATAAGTAGTGCATATTTCATAAGTTTAACTTGGGAGCCAATTTTTCAGTTACCGTTAATAAAATTACTAATTAATTTTGACTATTTAAACTCAAATGGAGTAAAGTTAATTGCATCACAAGATTCGCGGATGTTCAGAACTTACATCCCCCCAAATAAAATGCATATTACATATAGACTGGAGCAAAATCAATCAATCAATCCCGCTCTTCCATTAAGTATCGGGCTTACTTCAATCTTGCTGCAATCTTGTTTCAATTTTGCTTCAATCTTGTTCAATCTCGCTCAATCTTGTTCAATCTTGTTTCAATTTTGCTTCAATCTTTTTCAATCCCCTTACTTCACCCTATTCAATCCCATGGCCTTCACCATCCAATTAGGTAAAGCCTCATTCGGGTCGCGTTTTTTGAGATTTAAATACCAGCCGAATTTTTTTAAGATGGGCACTTTATGTGTTTCAACAAATTCAATAAGTGCGCCATCTGGATCTTCTATATAACTAAAATGACCCGCAGCTTCGCCCATATCAAAGTGGTTGCCACTGTCTACAGTAAACGGATAACCCTTTGATGCGCATAATGCCTTCATTTTATCCATTCCCTGAATATCAAAACAAAGATGAATAAATCCTAAATCGCCCCAATAACGATTGGCAAATATTTTATTTGGTAAACGGTCATAAACTTTTACTAATTCTATTTCACCATTGCCTAATAATTTACTAAAAGGTCCGCGACGCGATTCAGATTGTGCTAATAACACACGGCGCGATTTAATATTACCACCGGTTAAAACAGCAGTATCACTAAATACATCTTCTTTATCATAAATTACTTTATCAAAACCTAATATATCGGCATAAAATGCTTTTGACTTTTCAATATCGCTAACACCAATTATGGCACCATAACTTCCACCGGTTGTAAAATTTGTTTTGCCAAACCAATCGTTAGCTTTTACGATTTCAAAAATATTTCCATGTAAATCGCGCAAATAAAAATGGTCATCACCATTTGGATTTTTACTTATACCACCTAAAATATTTACCTGTTGGTTTTTTAAAAATGCATAAGTTGCTTGTATGTCGCGACTTTTCATCTTGCAACCATAAATACCTAAATCGCCATATTGTATATCAAATGCTGCAGCAACAGGTGTACGTGACGTGTATTGCCATATTTCAAATCCACCCCCGCCATTCATATTTACAGCTAATACAGCATGGCGTTTGTGCGGTTTGCCACCGGTATAAGGCAACATTAAATTTGCTTCTGCTGCTTCTTCAAAAATTTTAACATCCATGCCAAATTTTTCCCGGTACCATTTCCATGTTTTATGAACATCCGGATTTCCAATTCCTACCTGTTGAATGCCACTGATAATTGGTTTCATTGCTGACTATTGTAATTTAATTTTTAATAATTATTTTGTTGCTACTTTAGTTATTAATTTGTAATAAAGGGAGGGTATAAATCTTCTAAAGTATGCCATTAATATTTCTTTTCTTCCGATTAATACTTCTTTTTTATTTTTTCGGATGGCAGTAATTATTTTTTTTGCACAAACTTCAACCGACATACCATTTGCTTGACCCTTATCCATAAGCCCTTGTTCCCGTCCATCGCCTGTTACTGCATGAATAGATATATTGGTATGAATATAACCCGGCATAATAATATTAATATTCACCGGTGAACTACGCATTTTTAATTCAGCGCGCAGTGAATCAAAATAACCGATAATGGCATGTTTACTTGCACAATAAGTGGAACGGTTTGGCACACCTATTTTTCCGGTTATACTGCTCATGAGAATGATATTTCCAAATCCGTTTTTTTCCATTTGCGGCAAAACAGCTTTTGTTAAAGTGATGGCACTGAAATAATTGGTTTGCATAATGCGCTGCTCCACGTCGGCTGTAGTTTCCAAAACTGATGAGCGCTGACTGATGCCACCGTTATTGATGAGCATATCAATACGACCAAAAAGTGCAATTGCTTTTTCGGCGATGGCTGGTAATGCAGTATTATCCAATAAATCGACCTGTAAAATGGCAACATCGGTTGTGTATTGCAAACATTCCTGTTGCACCCGTTCCAGTTCAGGAATACGTCGTGCCGATAAAATGAGCTTGGCTTTTTGTTTAGCGAGTTGTTTTGATAACTCCTCCCCAATGCCTGAAGAGGCGCCGGTTATCCAAATAACTTTTCCTGAAAACATGCCGCAAAGATACCTAACTGTCTTTAGGATGTTTAATGAGGCTGTGGTAAGTTGATTTTATGCGCTGCGGAGAGGCTGTTCCAGTTACAAATAACAACATCGCAACAGTATTGGCAAAATTTACTTTCACCCATGTATTTTCATCATATTTTCTTGCAGAAACCAATGAATATTCCGGTATTACAACAAATTGATGTTTTTTTTGAATGCGTCGCACCAGGTCGTAGTCTTCCATAATGGTGAACTTTTCGTTAAAACCGTTGAGGGACTGAAAAACAGTTTTTTTAATAAACAGGGTTTGGTCGCCACCACGGCAAATGAGGCCGCCAAATTTGTTAAAGTAGGCATTTACACGCAACAAAAAACGGTCGGAGTCGAAACGGTACCTGAAACAACCGGCTTCAGCTCCGGCTTTGATTTGGGCCATTATAGATTTGAAACAAGATGATGGCGGGAGGCAATCGGCATGCACAAAAAATAAAATTTCGCCACTTGCTTTTTGTGCAGCATAGTTCATTTGTCCGGCTCGTCCTTTTACCGGGCATAAAATAGTGTGCACCCCAAGCCTGGAGGCCATTTCAAGGGTTTTATCGGTACTGCCACCATCAGATACAATAATCTCTACCTCAAGCCCCGCACTAATGTATTGCAGATGCCTGATAAGCCGGTGAATAAACCGCTCTTCGTTATAAGTTGGAATTATAACACTAAAGGTCATATATCTAAGTGTTTTACCATGATATAGTCGTCCTGAATATCTGCCCCTAAAATAAAAGTTGTGTTGCCGACGATGTTGTAACCTAATTTTTTATAGATTTCAACCGAAAGCGGATTTTTTTGCCAAACACTTAACCACATTGCTTTACAGCCTGTAGTCGCTGCCAAATTTTCGGCGGTTTGCATTAATTTTTTACCCACTTTTAACCCTTTAAAGGCATTGGATACATAAAACCGGGCAATTTCCATCGCTTTTATTTCGGGAATATACGTATTTCCACCGGCCATCAGTTTTATATAACCAATCATTTGTGCATTTGTTTCAGCTACATAAAAAGTAGTGTTTTTTTCTTGTAATTCCGCTTCTAAGTTGCTGATAGTGAAGTATTTATCTAAATAATTCGACATATCTTCTTTTGTATTAAAGGCATGATAGGTATCAAAAAAAGTTGAAGCCCCCAGTGTAGCCAGCGTCTGAGCATCCTGTAATATCGCTTTTCTGATTAAAATCTCCATTTTCACAACAAATTCGCCCTCAATTTTACCACTTCATCCGTTCATTTTTGGCATTGGTCGAAAAAAGATGTTAAAATTTGTCACCTCACTGTAACTTTAGGCATAGTTCATGCGTCAAAGCGTTAATAATGGTTAATGATATACCATATTAACATAAAGTATTTTAATTTCACAGTGCGTTAAAGCACTTTTGTAAAACCCGAATTATGAAAAAGCTGATAACCTTATTACTTGTTATTTTCACCGGACTATCGGTAGCTAAAGCATGCGATGAACCGGATAACGAAGATTTAGTAAAAAAAGCGGCAGCCATAATTGATGAAACGGCGCATCAGCAATACGCCAAATCGGAAGGTGAAAAGAAAATTTCAACCGCATCTGTATTACCTAAGCCGGATGAAAAAAATGTGGTAATAACCTTTACCATCGATGAGCAAAATAAAATTCACGTTGTTGAAGTGCAGGGTGGTTATGCATTTATAAACCATTATATCAAAACATCGCTTGAGGGTAAAGAAATAAAAACTGAAAATGCGATTCCCGGCATTAACTACATGATGTCTGTAAAATTGCCTACTTCAGTATAAACAACCTTCAAAATAATTTAAAACCTTCGTTTCGGCGAGGGTTTTTTTATGCCCCGTACTTTCAGGGCACTCGAAAGTTTTACCTACATTTGTTACTGCAAAAAAAAGAAATCGATTTTAACGATGCCGGGGAACAAACCATAGCAACAGCTTGTTTCACTTATTTAACAAATTTAATCAATACCATATATCACATCTACATGCGTAATTTATTTTTTAGTGTTTTATGCTTATTAATTTGCACATCAAATGCTCAGCAGGTTCAATGGAATGCATCACGTATTTTATTGGAAATAGAAAAATTAAATACCACAGCCAGTGTATTGTATATTGCTGCTCATCCCGATGATGAAAATACCAGACTGATTACCTACCTCGCAAACGAAAAACGTGTGCGCACCGGATATTTGTCATTAACTCGTGGCGACGGTGGGCAAAATTTAGTGGGAGAAGAACAAGGTGCATATCTTGGTGTTATCAGAACCCAGGAATTATTAGCTGCCCGCAGATTAGATGGGGGAGAACAATTTTTTACCCGTGCAGTTGATTTTGGTTACAGCAAAACCGCAAGTGAAACATTTACAAAATGGCCCAAAGACAGTATTTTATCAGATATGGTTTGGGTAATCAGAAATTTTAAACCGGATATTATTATTACCAGATTTCCTGCCGATGAACGTGCAGGTCATGGTCACCATACTGCAAGTGCAATGCTTGCAGAAGAAGCTTTTGAAGCAGCTGCCGACCCGACTCGTTTTCCTGAGCAGTTAGCTTATGTTTCTGTTTGGAAAACACAACGTTTATATTGGAATAATTCAACTTGGTGGGATAAAGATTTACCAACAAAAATTGCAAACGGTAGTCCCGAACTTGCTGTGTTCGATGTTGGCGGATATAATGTTTTACTCGGAAAAAGTTACGGCGAAATTGCTGCTGAAAGTCGCACCAACCATAAAAGCCAGGGTTTTGGTAGCGCACCAACAAGAGGTGAACAAAAAGAATATCTTGAATTAAAAAAAGGGAATGCTTTTACCAATAACGATATTTTTTCCGGCATTCAAACCGGATGGGAACGTTACCGCCAGGGCGCTGATTTGCAATTTATGATTTCAGATATAATCAATCATTATGATGTAAGTTATCCTGAAAAATCAATTGATGCATTATTAAAAGTTTATGCTTATTTAAAAACTATTCCTGAAGATCAGTTAATTGTTTATAAAAAAGAACAGGTGAAAAAAATTATTGTTGCCTGTTTGGGATTATGGATAGAACCTGTTGCCGATAAAGATATTGTT
Encoded here:
- the glpK gene encoding glycerol kinase GlpK, giving the protein MKYLIAIDQGTTSSRTILFDENLVEVGRAQKEFEQIFPKPGWVEHDAEVIWETQLETLREVLAIAHVSLDDIAGIGITNQRETVVVWDKTTGKPVYNAIVWQDRRTADICEDLKANQLENYIRDNTGLVIDAYFSGTKIKWILDTVPQARQLAAENKLLCGTIDCWLIWKLTNGNVHATDVSNASRTMLFNIKSIQWDTHLLQTLNIPANILPEVKNSIDQYGFANIGGKEIPILGVAGDQQAALFGQRCFEPGSAKNTYGTGCFMLMQTGAQLVISQQKLLSTIAWGINGKISYALEGSVFIGGAVVQWLRDSLQIISSSDESEYIAASLHDNGDVYFVPAFTGLGAPHWDMYAKGTISGLTRGTGRAHIIRAALESIAYQTRDVLQAMNKDAGIILKTLQVDGGATANNWLMQFQSDVLQTQVVRPEYLESTALGAASLAGIGAGLFTMEDLSTQPLTSTKFKPKMKLMEADELYFKWHTAVDRAKG
- a CDS encoding endonuclease/exonuclease/phosphatase family protein — its product is MKKLKPILKIVGWLVLVVVLYLAGVIIYGTVTDYKRDPGAQEVADIKGKAADSKQIDSVITLMCWNIGYSGLGKEMDFFYDGGKSVRAPREIWDKDFQGVQKIISENADVDFYLIQEIDRESKRSYEIDQVREINHILQGYASSFALNYNVKFVPVPYTNPMGKVFGGVATFSRYKPTESTRIQYPGKFPWPTRIFFLDRCFLTQRYPLANGKELIVINTHNSAYDETGEIKDGEMKALKEYVEAEYKKGNYVIAGGDWNQCPPNFQKDKFIPKSGYDGFMPPSMSFDYTPENWIWAYDPDVPTNRHLETPLDENTFRTIIDFFLISPNIKLLKINTIDTKFEYSDHQPVKMSIQLM
- a CDS encoding alpha/beta hydrolase; translation: MQHTTYLKHNKKGQEIFEQSWTGEKEPIAVICHIHGQSDHSSRFEHVAQFFVAHQVDFYAADLIGHGKSGGARGHVNKFEEYLETVDMLYADVTARYPGKPIFIYGHSMGGNVVINHALQNKQAVAGYIATSPWIRLAFEPPAWKVALGKTVKSIFPALLQPTGLNPDLISHDKVVVEKYKNDKLVHGKISAAGFFEILTHGKSILTHAGELHYPLFIAHGTEDRLTDHHASGEFAAMRPDLITYKAFTGLYHEMHNEAEKEDLFNAILHFIHQKIQ
- a CDS encoding T9SS type A sorting domain-containing protein, which gives rise to MEKMHAVKHANGRDWWLVVHESIPSFNPGLTNKFYKFLITPDGISGPFIQNVGNLIDFYTSIGEMIFSPDGSKIALTGYNFVELFDFDRCTGDLTEFAYIDNFDTPSFTTYGFSFSPDGNKIYLSDKNVLYQYCLNCNDSIEETKVLLFENPYGGYFIGQHELGPDGRIYFIIGYNLIPNNIYTYKNMNLCVINEPNLLGDACNIDTSTIWLGGRRAITGLPNMVNYSLGAIPGSECDTLGVNVITLEHKEIFSVFPNPTTDILHINYSGTENVFYTLTITNATGAEVFKLQNFNSNKEINVKSFPAGVYFYTIYADDKSIQSGTIVKN
- a CDS encoding VOC family protein, translating into MKPIISGIQQVGIGNPDVHKTWKWYREKFGMDVKIFEEAAEANLMLPYTGGKPHKRHAVLAVNMNGGGGFEIWQYTSRTPVAAAFDIQYGDLGIYGCKMKSRDIQATYAFLKNQQVNILGGISKNPNGDDHFYLRDLHGNIFEIVKANDWFGKTNFTTGGSYGAIIGVSDIEKSKAFYADILGFDKVIYDKEDVFSDTAVLTGGNIKSRRVLLAQSESRRGPFSKLLGNGEIELVKVYDRLPNKIFANRYWGDLGFIHLCFDIQGMDKMKALCASKGYPFTVDSGNHFDMGEAAGHFSYIEDPDGALIEFVETHKVPILKKFGWYLNLKKRDPNEALPNWMVKAMGLNRVK
- a CDS encoding SDR family oxidoreductase, which gives rise to MFSGKVIWITGASSGIGEELSKQLAKQKAKLILSARRIPELERVQQECLQYTTDVAILQVDLLDNTALPAIAEKAIALFGRIDMLINNGGISQRSSVLETTADVEQRIMQTNYFSAITLTKAVLPQMEKNGFGNIILMSSITGKIGVPNRSTYCASKHAIIGYFDSLRAELKMRSSPVNINIIMPGYIHTNISIHAVTGDGREQGLMDKGQANGMSVEVCAKKIITAIRKNKKEVLIGRKEILMAYFRRFIPSLYYKLITKVATK
- a CDS encoding TIGR04283 family arsenosugar biosynthesis glycosyltransferase is translated as MTFSVIIPTYNEERFIHRLIRHLQYISAGLEVEIIVSDGGSTDKTLEMASRLGVHTILCPVKGRAGQMNYAAQKASGEILFFVHADCLPPSSCFKSIMAQIKAGAEAGCFRYRFDSDRFLLRVNAYFNKFGGLICRGGDQTLFIKKTVFQSLNGFNEKFTIMEDYDLVRRIQKKHQFVVIPEYSLVSARKYDENTWVKVNFANTVAMLLFVTGTASPQRIKSTYHSLIKHPKDS
- a CDS encoding GNAT family N-acetyltransferase, with protein sequence MEILIRKAILQDAQTLATLGASTFFDTYHAFNTKEDMSNYLDKYFTISNLEAELQEKNTTFYVAETNAQMIGYIKLMAGGNTYIPEIKAMEIARFYVSNAFKGLKVGKKLMQTAENLAATTGCKAMWLSVWQKNPLSVEIYKKLGYNIVGNTTFILGADIQDDYIMVKHLDI